Proteins co-encoded in one Flavobacterium sp. M31R6 genomic window:
- a CDS encoding DUF3943 domain-containing protein produces MNPFKTNLYAFIILLSGNAIFAQQAEQSINNQNQLLPSLSQNTIAYSESQKDSSENVAPYNYNMLSLVDSTLVQPNITTYPPATRDYRRLGYNTAMYFGASIVAFGILYAMPESVTNWDKQAMKENGITYKWKQNVKAGPVWDHDDWVLNYVTHPYAGGIYYMTARSSGFNIFESFLYSAFMSTCFWEYGIEAFAEIPSKQDLVVTPVLGSVVGEGFFYAKKSIFKHDKKVLKSKVLGYTCLALIDPFNTLLDGFGYKEKTKAQLNLAPVGFDKGSNKAIWGLNFNMQF; encoded by the coding sequence ATGAATCCATTTAAAACTAATTTATACGCCTTTATAATTTTACTTTCTGGAAATGCCATTTTTGCTCAACAGGCAGAACAGTCAATAAACAATCAAAATCAATTACTCCCATCGCTTTCCCAAAATACAATCGCTTATTCTGAATCTCAAAAAGATAGTTCAGAAAATGTAGCTCCCTACAATTACAATATGCTTTCTTTGGTTGATAGCACATTGGTACAACCAAACATTACTACTTATCCTCCTGCCACAAGAGATTATAGAAGGTTAGGGTATAATACCGCTATGTATTTTGGAGCATCTATTGTTGCATTTGGTATCTTATATGCTATGCCCGAAAGCGTAACCAATTGGGACAAACAAGCGATGAAAGAAAATGGAATTACCTATAAATGGAAACAAAATGTAAAAGCAGGTCCAGTTTGGGATCACGATGATTGGGTTTTAAACTATGTTACCCATCCTTATGCAGGAGGAATTTATTATATGACAGCCAGAAGCAGTGGTTTTAATATATTTGAATCCTTTTTATATTCGGCTTTTATGTCCACCTGTTTTTGGGAATATGGAATAGAAGCATTTGCCGAAATTCCATCCAAACAAGATTTAGTAGTCACACCAGTACTTGGTTCTGTAGTGGGGGAAGGTTTCTTTTATGCTAAAAAAAGCATTTTTAAACATGATAAAAAAGTACTGAAATCTAAAGTTTTAGGATATACGTGCTTAGCTCTTATTGATCCTTTTAACACCCTATTGGATGGTTTTGGCTATAAAGAGAAAACTAAAGCACAATTAAATCTTGCTCCAGTTGGTTTTGACAAAGGATCGAATAAAGCCATTTGGGGACTTAATTTCAATATGCAATTTTAA
- a CDS encoding S1 RNA-binding domain-containing protein, with amino-acid sequence MIEIGKYNTLTILRDTKVGLFLGNPEKDPEGIHDILLPNKYVPNEFEIGEELIVFVYLDHEERPVATTLEPYILLNEFALLRVNYINQIGAFMDWGMEKDILVPFKEQARPMEKGKRYLVYLYMDEKTNRLVASSKLNQFLKNDHLTVEKGEEVDLIVSHITELGINVIINERHKGLLYKDEVYDDGIRTGDRMRGYIKNIRPDNKIDVSLQIQGYQSIEPNAEKILDELRASRGFLRLTDNSHPEDIKTVLKMSKKTFKKAIGALYKEKLIEIKEDGIYLVKE; translated from the coding sequence ATGATTGAAATAGGAAAATACAATACGCTTACAATATTGCGTGATACCAAAGTGGGTTTGTTTTTGGGCAACCCAGAAAAAGACCCAGAAGGAATACACGATATACTTTTACCTAATAAATATGTGCCAAATGAATTTGAAATAGGTGAGGAGCTTATTGTTTTTGTGTATTTGGATCACGAGGAACGCCCAGTTGCCACAACATTGGAACCTTATATATTGTTGAATGAGTTCGCTCTTTTACGTGTGAATTATATCAATCAAATAGGTGCTTTTATGGATTGGGGAATGGAGAAGGACATTTTGGTTCCCTTCAAGGAACAGGCACGTCCTATGGAAAAAGGAAAACGCTATTTGGTTTATCTTTATATGGATGAAAAAACCAATCGTTTGGTGGCATCAAGCAAATTGAACCAATTTTTGAAAAATGACCACCTTACCGTTGAAAAAGGGGAAGAAGTGGATCTTATCGTTTCTCATATTACAGAATTAGGGATCAATGTAATTATCAATGAAAGGCACAAAGGATTATTGTATAAAGACGAAGTTTATGACGACGGTATACGTACAGGAGATCGTATGCGCGGATATATAAAGAATATCAGACCTGATAACAAGATTGATGTTTCGTTACAAATTCAAGGCTATCAAAGTATAGAACCAAATGCCGAAAAAATTCTTGACGAACTAAGAGCCAGTAGAGGCTTTTTACGTTTAACGGATAATTCTCATCCCGAAGACATTAAAACGGTTTTAAAGATGAGCAAGAAAACCTTTAAAAAAGCTATTGGAGCTTTGTATAAGGAAAAGTTAATCGAGATTAAAGAAGATGGAATCTATTTGGTTAAGGAATAA
- a CDS encoding DUF2853 family protein, which yields MSAKDVLIVKYAADLKEKCGITPDMDLLTKVTTGCGPSIYNPDSSIIAGTQQSEIATVKNNFLIKKLGLTDGPELQKGIDAVLEKYGRSNKNKYRAVVYYLLALHFGRESAYN from the coding sequence ATGAGTGCAAAAGACGTATTAATTGTAAAATATGCAGCCGATTTGAAAGAAAAATGCGGGATTACTCCAGATATGGACTTATTGACCAAAGTGACTACTGGTTGTGGACCGTCCATATATAATCCAGATTCTTCCATTATTGCGGGAACACAACAATCCGAAATTGCGACGGTAAAAAATAATTTTTTAATCAAGAAATTAGGTTTGACTGATGGTCCTGAACTTCAAAAAGGAATCGATGCTGTTTTGGAAAAATATGGAAGGTCTAATAAAAATAAATATAGAGCGGTGGTTTATTATTTATTGGCTCTACATTTTGGAAGGGAAAGTGCTTACAATTAA
- the menD gene encoding 2-succinyl-5-enolpyruvyl-6-hydroxy-3-cyclohexene-1-carboxylic-acid synthase, translating into MTYPKIPLAQSILQIFLAKEITNIIISPGSRNAPLTIGFASNPAFQCYSIADERAAAFFALGIAQQTGKPTAVVCTSGSALLNYYPAFAEAFYSQIPLIVVSADRPHSKIDIGDGQTIRQGNVFANHSLYNANLLEEVSEENDRKINEAINTAIAKKGPVHINAPFEEPLYETVSVLSVNSSIFASAKVNRTVDIKDLQDSASLWNKASRKLILIGVNEPNSIAEETIEAFANDESVVVMTENTSNVSHESFISNIDTIITPFTAEDFEAFRPEILVTFGGMVVSKRIKAFLRKYKPKQHWHIDTLRAYDTFGCLTKHFEVEPNTFFNAFLPLTSKIESNYFSRLNTVKTLRKEKHDIYLSKIPFTDFKVFEKVIQSLPQNSQLQISNSSAIRYAQLIPIVPSIEVYCNRGTSGIDGSTSTAIGAAVANVKPTVFITGDIGFLYDSNALWNNYIPKNFKIILINNGGGGIFRILPGHSETPVFNTFFETSHNLTAEHLAKMYGFDYTIANDEMSLSKGLDLLYAQNDKPGILEVFTPTLDNNTILLQYFKELV; encoded by the coding sequence ATGACTTACCCCAAAATACCTTTAGCACAAAGCATACTTCAAATTTTTTTAGCCAAAGAAATCACCAACATTATCATATCTCCCGGTTCAAGAAATGCACCCCTTACTATAGGTTTCGCCAGCAATCCTGCATTTCAATGTTACAGCATCGCCGATGAGCGTGCTGCCGCTTTTTTTGCCTTGGGAATAGCACAGCAAACTGGTAAGCCAACTGCTGTGGTTTGTACTTCGGGATCGGCATTGTTGAACTATTATCCGGCTTTTGCGGAAGCGTTCTATAGCCAGATTCCATTAATTGTGGTTTCGGCAGACAGACCTCATAGCAAGATTGACATTGGCGACGGACAAACTATTCGTCAGGGAAATGTATTTGCCAATCATTCTTTATACAATGCCAACTTATTGGAAGAGGTCTCAGAAGAAAACGATCGAAAAATAAATGAAGCCATTAATACGGCTATAGCCAAAAAAGGGCCAGTACATATCAATGCTCCATTTGAAGAGCCTTTGTATGAAACGGTTTCGGTGCTAAGTGTCAATAGTTCCATTTTTGCTTCCGCAAAAGTAAATCGTACAGTAGACATCAAAGATTTACAGGATTCCGCTTCTCTTTGGAATAAAGCTTCCCGAAAATTGATATTGATAGGGGTAAATGAACCCAACTCAATTGCAGAAGAAACAATTGAAGCATTTGCAAATGACGAATCGGTTGTGGTGATGACGGAGAACACTTCGAATGTATCCCATGAAAGCTTCATAAGTAACATTGATACCATTATTACTCCATTTACAGCTGAAGATTTTGAGGCTTTTCGTCCAGAAATCCTAGTAACTTTTGGCGGAATGGTAGTCTCCAAACGTATTAAAGCTTTCTTAAGAAAATACAAACCCAAGCAACATTGGCATATTGACACGTTAAGAGCCTATGATACTTTTGGTTGTCTAACAAAACATTTTGAGGTTGAACCCAATACTTTTTTCAATGCTTTTTTGCCATTAACCTCAAAAATTGAAAGTAATTATTTTTCTCGATTGAATACAGTTAAAACCTTACGCAAAGAAAAACACGATATTTATTTATCTAAAATTCCTTTTACGGATTTCAAAGTTTTTGAGAAAGTGATTCAGAGCTTGCCCCAAAACAGTCAATTGCAAATCAGTAATAGCTCTGCTATTCGATATGCGCAATTAATACCAATAGTTCCATCAATCGAAGTGTATTGCAATAGAGGAACCAGCGGAATCGATGGAAGTACTTCAACGGCTATTGGTGCGGCTGTCGCCAATGTCAAACCGACGGTTTTTATAACAGGTGATATTGGATTTTTATACGACAGTAATGCACTTTGGAACAATTATATACCGAAAAATTTTAAAATCATTTTGATTAATAATGGAGGTGGAGGTATTTTTAGAATTTTGCCGGGACATTCGGAAACACCTGTTTTTAATACTTTTTTTGAAACTTCCCATAACTTGACGGCAGAACATTTGGCAAAAATGTATGGCTTTGATTATACGATTGCAAATGACGAGATGAGTTTGTCCAAAGGTTTAGATTTGCTATATGCTCAAAATGATAAACCAGGTATCTTGGAAGTTTTTACACCAACTTTGGATAACAATACCATATTATTGCAGTATTTTAAGGAGTTGGTCTAA
- a CDS encoding GNAT family N-acetyltransferase, with product MKIKLRSYKTEDTQAILDIINYNILNSTALYDYNIRSYEQQKAILEEKTNKHFPVIVAIEDHKVVGFGMYSEFRFREAYKYTVEHSVYVDKDHQGKGIGKLLLHELIQLAKGQKLHTMIAVIDAENQSSVEFHEKFGFKTVGIIKESGYKFDRWLHSVFMQLILE from the coding sequence ATGAAAATCAAATTAAGATCTTATAAAACCGAAGATACACAAGCCATACTGGATATTATAAATTATAATATTCTAAACTCAACAGCCTTGTACGATTATAACATTAGAAGTTACGAACAGCAAAAAGCAATATTGGAAGAAAAAACAAACAAGCATTTCCCTGTTATTGTTGCTATAGAAGATCATAAAGTGGTTGGTTTTGGTATGTATAGTGAATTTCGATTTCGAGAAGCTTATAAATATACCGTAGAACATTCCGTTTATGTGGATAAAGACCATCAAGGCAAAGGGATTGGAAAATTGCTATTACATGAATTAATTCAATTAGCAAAAGGACAAAAGCTTCATACTATGATTGCCGTAATCGATGCAGAAAATCAAAGCAGTGTGGAATTTCATGAGAAATTTGGTTTTAAAACCGTTGGAATCATCAAAGAATCAGGTTATAAATTTGATCGTTGGTTGCATTCGGTTTTTATGCAATTAATATTGGAGTGA
- a CDS encoding tRNA-dihydrouridine synthase, whose amino-acid sequence MSFTLLSSPLQGFTDFRFRNAINKYFGGIDTYYSPYIRLNGKLVIKSSYERDLLPENNVGLEVIPQVITNDAEEFLFVAKYVQQLGYKELNWNLGCPYPMVTKSGMGSGLISNTEKINYILDRAHSETDIIVSMKMRLGYDTTEEILDVLPILDKYPIKNIAIHARIGKQLYKGGVHLDAFQQCIDNTKHKLYYNGDITSVAKFHEMQQRFPSIDHWMIGRGLIADPFLPSMIKSDSAEYPKNKMELFSAFHDTLYEGYSESLSGQTHILLKMHHLWEYFSVIFSNPHKVHKNIKKSKSIRNYEAAVKEVIAKG is encoded by the coding sequence ATGAGCTTTACCCTGCTTTCTTCACCTTTACAAGGATTTACTGATTTTCGTTTTCGAAATGCCATCAACAAATATTTTGGAGGAATTGACACTTATTATTCTCCATACATCCGTTTGAACGGAAAACTGGTTATAAAATCGTCTTACGAAAGAGACCTTCTTCCTGAAAACAATGTTGGTTTGGAGGTTATTCCGCAGGTTATTACCAATGATGCAGAGGAGTTTTTATTTGTAGCAAAATATGTTCAGCAATTGGGTTATAAAGAATTGAACTGGAATTTAGGTTGTCCGTATCCAATGGTTACCAAATCCGGTATGGGTTCCGGGCTTATCAGTAATACCGAAAAAATAAATTACATTCTTGACCGAGCACACTCAGAGACCGATATTATTGTGTCCATGAAAATGCGTTTGGGGTATGACACTACCGAAGAAATTCTTGATGTTTTGCCTATTTTGGACAAATACCCAATTAAGAATATTGCAATACATGCCCGCATTGGGAAACAGCTTTATAAAGGAGGTGTTCATTTGGATGCGTTTCAGCAATGCATTGACAACACTAAGCATAAACTATATTATAACGGTGATATTACTTCGGTGGCTAAATTTCACGAAATGCAACAACGCTTTCCTTCCATAGACCATTGGATGATTGGTAGAGGCTTGATTGCTGATCCATTTTTACCGAGTATGATAAAAAGTGATTCTGCTGAATACCCTAAGAACAAAATGGAATTATTCAGTGCTTTTCATGACACACTTTATGAAGGATACAGCGAATCATTATCTGGACAAACGCATATTCTATTGAAAATGCATCATTTATGGGAATACTTTTCGGTTATATTTTCAAATCCCCACAAAGTCCATAAAAACATTAAAAAATCAAAAAGTATTCGCAATTATGAAGCTGCGGTTAAGGAAGTTATTGCTAAAGGGTAG
- a CDS encoding glutathione peroxidase codes for MKKIVVAICVMFFLSIQIQAQVKQNIYQFKVEDLYGKTFDFSTLKGKKVMIVNTASKCGLTPQYKDLEALYKEYGSKGFVIVGFPANNFASQEPGTKEEIATFCQQNYGVTFPMMDKVSVKGADMCAVYQFLTQKSKNGLQDSEVQWNFQKYLINEKGELEKVISPKTLPTDPEVVKWIKG; via the coding sequence ATGAAAAAAATAGTAGTAGCAATCTGCGTGATGTTCTTTTTAAGTATCCAAATTCAAGCTCAAGTGAAACAAAACATTTATCAATTCAAAGTAGAAGACTTATACGGTAAGACTTTTGATTTTTCCACACTAAAAGGCAAAAAAGTAATGATTGTCAATACGGCTTCAAAATGTGGTTTGACACCTCAGTACAAGGATCTCGAAGCTTTATATAAAGAATATGGATCTAAAGGTTTTGTGATTGTAGGCTTTCCAGCCAATAATTTTGCTTCGCAAGAACCTGGAACTAAAGAAGAAATTGCCACTTTTTGTCAACAAAATTATGGAGTTACTTTTCCAATGATGGACAAAGTTTCTGTAAAAGGAGCTGACATGTGTGCCGTTTATCAATTTTTGACCCAAAAATCTAAAAATGGTTTACAGGATTCTGAAGTACAATGGAATTTTCAAAAATACCTTATCAATGAAAAAGGCGAATTGGAAAAAGTAATTTCTCCAAAAACATTACCAACAGATCCTGAAGTGGTAAAATGGATTAAAGGATAA
- a CDS encoding TonB-dependent receptor domain-containing protein: protein MKKYTLIFLVLFGLNAFSQIQKGFVMDENGKPIENATITNPKSNTHSHTDETGNFSIDKSNVGDVLNVSALGYKKTDYTIMNSEISILMESDSYKLEEVVIQSKISAINVISKIDLETTPVNSSQEILRKVPGLFIGQHAGGGKAEQIFLRGFDIDHGTDIAINVDGMPVNMVSHAHGQGYADLHFVIPETVDKIDFGKGTYYASKGDFATAGYVDFGTKEKLDFSSIGVEVGQFNTFRTVGLFDLLGNNKKQSAYIATEYILTDGPFDSPQNFNRINLFGKYSFVLEDNSRFSIIASRFTSKWDASGQVPQRLVDDGTISRFGSVDDTEGGVTSRSNFNVSFRKPIDENTFLKANTFYSNYKFELFSNFTFFLEDPINGDQIKQKEDRNLYGINAELNKNINKESVDLLFQLGFGVRNDATTDTELSHTLNRSTTLEAIKLGDIDESNVFSYLNTEIRLGKWLINPAVRLDYFKFGYQDKLAGNYKTQTESQVKVSPKLNFVYSQNNDLQFYLKAGTGFHSNDARVVIANNGNEILPTAIGTDIGTIWKPFPRLIVNSALWYLYLQQEFVYVGDAGVVEPSGETSRAGFDLGIRYQLNNYFFFNFDANYTHARSINEPSGQNYIPLAPGFTSTGGLSFQNWKKFSGGLRYRYMNDRPANEDNSIVAKGYFITDFNVNYTFKKIVFGVSVENLFNSEWNETQFATESRLKNETASVEEIHFTPGTPFFLKIGVIYKF from the coding sequence ATGAAAAAATATACACTAATTTTTCTGGTTTTATTTGGTTTAAATGCATTCAGTCAGATTCAAAAAGGGTTTGTTATGGATGAAAATGGAAAACCAATTGAAAATGCAACTATTACCAATCCAAAATCGAATACACATTCACATACTGATGAAACTGGAAATTTTAGTATCGATAAGTCCAATGTAGGAGATGTTCTTAATGTTAGCGCATTGGGATATAAAAAAACGGACTACACTATTATGAATTCTGAAATAAGTATTCTAATGGAAAGTGATAGTTATAAACTGGAGGAAGTTGTTATTCAGTCAAAAATATCAGCAATAAATGTGATTTCAAAAATTGATTTGGAAACGACTCCTGTAAATTCATCGCAGGAAATATTGAGAAAAGTTCCGGGATTGTTTATTGGTCAGCATGCTGGCGGAGGAAAAGCGGAACAGATCTTTTTACGTGGTTTTGATATCGATCACGGAACAGATATCGCGATTAACGTAGATGGTATGCCAGTAAATATGGTTTCGCATGCACACGGGCAAGGATACGCCGATTTGCATTTTGTAATTCCGGAAACAGTCGATAAAATTGATTTTGGAAAAGGAACGTATTACGCAAGTAAAGGTGATTTTGCAACGGCTGGATATGTTGATTTTGGAACAAAAGAAAAACTGGATTTTAGTAGCATTGGGGTGGAAGTTGGACAATTTAATACCTTTAGAACGGTGGGCTTGTTTGATCTTTTGGGAAACAACAAAAAACAAAGTGCCTATATCGCCACTGAATATATTCTTACCGATGGCCCATTTGATTCGCCTCAAAATTTCAACCGAATCAATTTGTTCGGAAAATATTCATTTGTTTTAGAAGATAATAGCCGGTTTTCTATTATTGCTTCTCGCTTCACCAGCAAGTGGGATGCGTCAGGTCAAGTGCCACAACGTTTGGTGGATGATGGAACTATTTCCAGATTTGGATCAGTAGATGATACCGAAGGAGGAGTTACTTCGAGATCTAATTTTAATGTTTCATTCCGCAAACCAATTGATGAAAATACGTTTTTGAAAGCGAATACCTTTTATTCGAATTATAAATTTGAATTGTTTTCGAATTTTACTTTTTTCTTAGAAGATCCTATCAATGGAGATCAGATTAAGCAAAAAGAGGATAGAAATTTATATGGAATCAATGCGGAGCTGAATAAAAACATCAATAAAGAATCGGTTGATTTGTTATTTCAATTGGGTTTTGGCGTTAGAAACGATGCGACAACAGATACTGAATTGTCCCATACGTTGAATAGAAGTACCACTTTGGAAGCAATCAAATTGGGAGATATAGATGAGTCAAATGTTTTTAGTTATTTGAATACAGAGATTCGTTTGGGCAAATGGTTGATCAATCCTGCAGTTCGATTGGATTATTTTAAATTCGGTTATCAGGATAAGTTGGCGGGGAATTACAAGACACAGACAGAGAGTCAAGTAAAAGTGTCCCCAAAATTGAATTTTGTTTATTCACAAAATAATGATTTGCAATTTTATCTTAAAGCCGGAACAGGTTTTCACTCGAATGATGCCAGAGTTGTGATAGCAAATAATGGAAATGAAATTTTGCCAACAGCAATCGGGACAGATATTGGTACAATATGGAAACCTTTTCCCAGGTTAATTGTCAATTCGGCTTTGTGGTATTTGTATTTGCAACAGGAGTTTGTATATGTAGGGGATGCGGGAGTTGTAGAACCAAGTGGAGAAACGAGTAGAGCTGGTTTTGATTTAGGTATTCGTTATCAGTTAAATAATTATTTCTTTTTCAATTTTGATGCTAATTATACGCATGCCAGAAGCATTAATGAACCAAGTGGACAGAATTACATTCCGCTGGCTCCAGGCTTTACCTCGACCGGTGGGTTAAGTTTTCAAAATTGGAAAAAGTTTTCAGGGGGATTACGTTATCGCTATATGAATGACCGCCCAGCCAACGAAGACAATTCGATAGTGGCAAAAGGCTATTTTATAACCGATTTCAATGTCAATTATACTTTCAAAAAAATAGTTTTTGGCGTATCGGTTGAAAATTTATTTAACTCGGAATGGAATGAAACTCAGTTTGCCACAGAATCCAGATTAAAGAACGAAACCGCCAGCGTGGAAGAAATTCATTTTACACCAGGAACGCCATTTTTCTTGAAAATTGGAGTTATCTATAAATTTTAG
- a CDS encoding tetratricopeptide repeat protein, whose protein sequence is MKNLKILPLLAFFVLCISSCTNKPSQITNTLDYEKYLNIKDNKSIDFANREINFWQTKIDAAPNQKMYLGMLASNYGTLFQYTGNIKDLYKSEELLTQYNEAYKYSRVSTIRSLARNYISQHRFKEALNLANKALAIGEARKETQKLLFDVQMEVGNYPEALKNLNAIRDMNDYDYLIRLAKWNDHKGDLKTAITFMEKARDIAIADDDKTLKIWSYSNLGDFYGHAGRIQESYDSYLKTLEIDPNYSYALKGIAWIVFSHERNTTEANRIITAIAKKHDTPDFYLLKSQIAQFSGDKSEEVANRNAYFSMLKKYNYGAMYNKYNVLIYADDKTTASKALEIAKVEIDHRPTPDSYDLLAWSYLNLGQKKKALEIAQKYVAGKSFEPKVQYHLAMIYKSNNIIEKVKPIKEELLGSTYELGPILEKKVKQL, encoded by the coding sequence ATGAAAAATTTAAAGATACTACCATTATTGGCTTTCTTCGTACTATGTATTAGTAGTTGTACCAACAAACCGTCTCAAATAACCAACACTTTGGATTATGAGAAATATCTAAACATAAAAGACAATAAATCTATTGATTTTGCCAATCGGGAGATTAATTTTTGGCAAACAAAAATTGATGCGGCTCCCAACCAAAAGATGTATTTGGGTATGTTAGCCTCAAATTATGGTACTCTTTTTCAATATACGGGAAACATAAAAGATTTATACAAATCCGAAGAATTGCTGACACAATACAATGAAGCTTATAAATATTCTCGTGTGTCGACCATTCGGTCATTGGCACGAAATTATATTTCCCAGCATCGTTTTAAAGAAGCTTTGAATCTTGCCAATAAAGCGTTAGCCATTGGCGAAGCCCGAAAAGAAACCCAAAAATTACTTTTTGATGTGCAAATGGAAGTGGGGAATTATCCTGAAGCTCTGAAAAACCTAAACGCCATTCGTGACATGAATGATTATGATTATTTAATTCGTTTGGCCAAATGGAATGATCATAAAGGCGATTTGAAAACCGCTATTACTTTTATGGAAAAAGCAAGAGACATTGCCATTGCAGATGATGATAAAACTTTGAAAATCTGGTCGTATTCTAATTTAGGTGATTTTTATGGACATGCTGGCAGAATACAGGAATCGTATGATAGTTATTTGAAAACACTGGAAATTGATCCTAATTATTCATATGCCTTGAAAGGTATTGCCTGGATAGTTTTTTCGCACGAAAGAAATACCACCGAAGCGAACAGAATTATTACGGCTATCGCCAAAAAACATGATACACCAGATTTTTATTTATTGAAATCACAAATCGCACAATTCAGTGGAGATAAATCAGAGGAAGTGGCGAATAGAAATGCTTATTTTTCAATGCTCAAAAAGTACAATTACGGAGCGATGTACAATAAATACAATGTTTTGATTTATGCAGATGATAAAACTACCGCTTCAAAAGCGCTCGAAATCGCTAAAGTCGAAATTGATCACCGACCAACACCAGATTCTTATGATTTATTGGCTTGGTCGTATCTAAATTTGGGGCAAAAGAAAAAAGCTTTGGAAATTGCCCAAAAATATGTAGCTGGTAAATCCTTTGAACCTAAAGTACAATATCACTTGGCAATGATTTATAAATCAAATAATATTATCGAAAAAGTAAAGCCAATCAAAGAAGAATTATTGGGAAGCACTTATGAATTAGGGCCTATTTTGGAAAAAAAAGTAAAGCAATTGTAA
- a CDS encoding DUF4331 family protein: protein MKTNKFKIITVALVVAFISVNCDNNDNNTNDGVQSMDFSGTYVQQDQMARPAINTVFIASGQPKDDFNAAIPSAMGAKYQSVFQSRLMALNAGYTTNALGQDAAAFTGLLATDVLNVSKTAKTTFFDGTNVLTGRALADDVIDVELLLIFGGPMGTSNAGLTSDHVNANDKAFTASFPYLAAAW, encoded by the coding sequence ATGAAAACAAATAAATTCAAAATTATAACTGTTGCATTAGTTGTCGCTTTTATCTCGGTGAACTGCGATAATAATGACAATAATACTAATGATGGTGTGCAAAGTATGGATTTTTCAGGCACATATGTACAACAAGATCAAATGGCCAGACCAGCAATTAACACAGTTTTTATTGCTTCGGGACAACCAAAAGATGATTTCAATGCGGCTATACCTTCTGCGATGGGAGCCAAATATCAGTCTGTTTTTCAATCTAGGTTGATGGCATTAAATGCTGGTTATACTACCAATGCTTTAGGACAAGATGCTGCTGCATTTACAGGTCTTTTAGCTACAGATGTATTGAATGTTTCTAAAACTGCCAAAACTACTTTCTTTGATGGAACCAATGTTTTAACAGGAAGAGCATTAGCGGATGATGTTATCGATGTAGAGTTATTATTGATTTTTGGTGGGCCAATGGGTACATCAAATGCAGGACTTACTTCAGATCATGTTAATGCAAATGATAAAGCATTTACAGCTTCATTTCCATACTTAGCAGCTGCTTGGTAA
- a CDS encoding DUF4331 family protein produces the protein MKKTKMILGLSLVVISGLILVAADHIDAPGTSSGDAGDITDVYTFQGQDANNLVFAVNTQGLLSPNATGAATFKENVMVEINIDNTGDNVEDLVIQAIKRGDKMYFFGPYAPITTGTSSTIKTSAASGEVAISTYGAMPVTASQNGMKFFAGPRDDPFFFDLGQFKSILAGTATGFNNPGTDTFAGTNVLSIVVEVPKAMLGTSSTLNIWAETKKKQ, from the coding sequence ATGAAAAAAACAAAAATGATTTTAGGTCTGTCGCTAGTGGTGATCTCAGGCTTAATTTTAGTAGCAGCGGATCACATTGATGCTCCAGGAACTTCAAGTGGTGATGCGGGTGACATTACAGATGTGTACACTTTCCAGGGTCAAGATGCCAACAATTTGGTTTTTGCTGTAAACACACAAGGACTATTAAGTCCAAATGCAACTGGAGCTGCAACATTTAAAGAAAATGTGATGGTAGAAATTAACATTGACAACACGGGTGACAATGTTGAAGATTTGGTAATTCAAGCGATTAAAAGAGGAGACAAAATGTATTTCTTCGGACCTTATGCTCCTATAACTACAGGAACTTCCAGTACGATTAAAACGAGTGCAGCTTCTGGAGAAGTAGCTATTTCAACTTATGGAGCAATGCCTGTTACAGCTTCGCAAAACGGAATGAAATTTTTTGCAGGACCAAGAGACGATCCATTCTTCTTTGACCTTGGACAATTCAAATCAATTCTAGCAGGAACAGCAACAGGTTTTAATAATCCAGGAACAGACACTTTTGCTGGAACCAATGTACTTTCAATAGTTGTTGAAGTTCCAAAAGCAATGTTAGGTACTTCAAGTACATTAAACATTTGGGCAGAAACCAAGAAAAAACAATAA